From one Bacteroides fragilis NCTC 9343 genomic stretch:
- a CDS encoding nitroreductase yields MLKPFYNWLRLKLQFLEEAYYFWLLLCRHNASVNTEASMKKMQYILLREAHVIEKGMSMRNPRKGFGQAKILIMLQNLNRYYDLYSTEDLDFLKFPISTVGSYIQYTNEMGIDITKIEQQYLNLVSRTGFQNLNRHSGIESIAKSDILKECNKTFESLLYSRHSIRYFDNKIPSKEMLEKALKLASRTPSACNRQGWLTHIFIGEKSYSLLQWQGGSNGFEKEIHCSILVTANLNAFLSYEVHQAYVDGGLYAMNLLNALHSLGLGTIPLSCGFGYSKLRMLKKQFYIPENEVPIMIIGVGELLDHFNVAISMRRDVSTTNTYHY; encoded by the coding sequence ATGCTCAAGCCATTTTATAATTGGCTAAGATTAAAATTGCAATTCTTGGAAGAGGCTTATTATTTTTGGCTCTTGCTTTGTAGACATAATGCTTCTGTTAATACAGAAGCAAGTATGAAAAAAATGCAATATATTTTATTGCGTGAGGCACATGTTATAGAAAAAGGCATGTCTATGAGAAATCCACGCAAAGGATTTGGTCAAGCTAAGATTTTAATAATGCTGCAGAATTTAAATAGATATTATGATTTATATTCCACAGAAGATTTGGATTTTCTTAAATTCCCTATATCTACAGTTGGCAGTTATATACAATATACTAATGAAATGGGGATAGATATTACCAAGATAGAACAACAATATTTAAACTTAGTATCTAGAACTGGATTCCAAAATCTGAATAGACATTCAGGAATAGAATCTATAGCTAAGAGTGATATATTAAAGGAATGTAATAAGACTTTTGAATCTTTGTTGTATAGTCGGCATTCTATTAGATATTTTGATAATAAAATACCTTCTAAAGAAATGCTTGAAAAAGCGTTGAAACTAGCATCTCGTACTCCGTCGGCTTGCAATCGTCAAGGATGGCTTACTCATATTTTTATAGGTGAAAAGAGTTATTCACTTTTACAATGGCAGGGTGGATCGAATGGATTTGAGAAGGAAATTCATTGTTCAATATTAGTAACTGCTAATTTGAATGCCTTTTTATCATATGAGGTTCATCAAGCTTATGTGGATGGTGGTTTATATGCTATGAATTTGCTAAATGCTTTACATTCATTAGGATTAGGGACAATACCTTTATCATGTGGTTTTGGGTATAGTAAATTAAGGATGTTGAAGAAGCAATTCTATATTCCAGAAAATGAAGTACCTATAATGATCATTGGTGTTGGTGAACTATTGGATCATTTTAATGTAGCTATATCTATGCGAAGGGATGTTTCAACTACCAATACGTATCATTATTAA
- a CDS encoding glycosyltransferase family 2 protein, giving the protein MVSIIIPIYNVQDYINDCLYSVYTQTYSEIEVILVNDCTPDNSMLIAHSNIEKLKKRFNVKIIDHKSNKGLSAARNSGVKEATGEWVYFLDSDDEITPDCIECFVRLAERYLSVDFIVGGIRVIGRNISYRLTTSEYVIGNDNILKCYISGMWYEMAWNKLIRKEYFVSNNLWFKEGLLHEDQLFSYQLATTALTMATVNKPTYIYKMRMSGAITSSNGRKNFDSFICILEYMVYSVMQKYSTSSVTLEYAQIIRFSYSILLSLYGKHNLTEMEVVNYELKVDRICRIVTFYKCKLPVPIQIKLTIIKLPQTMRKVLLKWHNKKIQKK; this is encoded by the coding sequence ATGGTCTCAATTATTATTCCAATATACAATGTACAAGATTATATAAATGATTGTTTATATAGCGTTTATACTCAAACTTATTCAGAAATAGAAGTCATTTTAGTGAATGATTGTACTCCTGATAATTCAATGTTAATTGCACATTCTAATATTGAAAAATTAAAGAAAAGATTTAATGTAAAAATTATAGATCACAAAAGTAATAAAGGATTGTCTGCTGCTAGAAATTCTGGGGTCAAAGAAGCCACTGGGGAATGGGTATACTTTTTAGATTCTGATGATGAAATAACTCCGGATTGTATAGAATGTTTTGTGCGACTTGCTGAAAGGTATCTTTCTGTTGATTTTATTGTTGGCGGTATTAGAGTTATAGGAAGAAATATTTCTTATAGACTTACTACTTCTGAATATGTTATAGGAAATGATAATATTTTGAAATGTTATATTAGCGGAATGTGGTATGAGATGGCGTGGAATAAACTTATTCGAAAAGAATATTTTGTTTCAAACAATCTATGGTTCAAAGAAGGACTATTACATGAAGATCAATTATTTTCATATCAGTTAGCTACTACTGCTTTGACGATGGCTACAGTTAATAAACCTACTTATATTTATAAAATGCGAATGTCAGGAGCTATTACGTCATCAAATGGTAGGAAAAACTTTGATTCATTTATTTGTATATTGGAATATATGGTTTATTCTGTCATGCAAAAATATTCGACTTCTAGTGTTACACTTGAATATGCTCAAATAATTAGATTTTCTTATTCTATATTGTTGTCACTGTATGGAAAGCATAATTTGACAGAAATGGAAGTGGTAAATTATGAATTAAAGGTGGATAGAATATGTAGAATCGTGACCTTTTATAAATGTAAACTACCAGTTCCTATACAGATTAAGTTAACTATCATAAAATTACCACAAACGATGAGAAAGGTATTATTGAAATGGCACAACAAAAAGATACAAAAAAAATAA
- a CDS encoding glycosyltransferase family 2 protein, with product MAQQKDTKKITVFTSTYNRAYILPKLYESLKLQTCKDFEWLVVDDGSEDETSELFDKWLEEDVIEIAYFKKKNGGKHRAINFAASKAQGQLFFIVDSDDYLTLTAVEIICKEWEKVENKKQSAGLCFRKICYNTGKMIGADFPVSPIDASSLTICYKWKIYEDKAEVFKTELIRRFPFPEIEGEKFISEAIVWNKISVCDSPLLRCVNTGIYMCEYLPDGLTANFIKLMKRNPKGGILYYKSLFNLSCIRKNPIDILKISLRLSQCIIYSFLRCFGSYL from the coding sequence ATGGCACAACAAAAAGATACAAAAAAAATAACTGTTTTTACTTCAACTTACAATAGAGCATATATTTTGCCAAAGTTGTACGAAAGTTTGAAATTACAAACGTGTAAAGATTTTGAGTGGTTGGTTGTAGATGATGGTAGTGAAGATGAAACAAGTGAATTGTTTGATAAGTGGTTGGAGGAGGATGTTATTGAAATAGCTTATTTTAAGAAAAAAAATGGTGGAAAACATCGAGCCATTAATTTTGCAGCATCAAAAGCACAAGGGCAGTTATTTTTTATTGTAGATAGTGATGACTATTTAACCTTAACTGCTGTTGAGATTATTTGTAAGGAATGGGAAAAGGTAGAGAATAAAAAGCAGAGTGCTGGATTGTGCTTTAGGAAAATTTGTTATAATACAGGAAAAATGATTGGTGCAGATTTTCCTGTATCGCCTATTGATGCATCAAGTTTGACAATATGTTATAAATGGAAGATATATGAGGATAAAGCTGAAGTTTTTAAAACTGAGCTGATACGTCGGTTCCCATTTCCTGAAATCGAAGGAGAGAAGTTTATATCAGAAGCTATTGTCTGGAATAAAATTTCGGTCTGTGATTCTCCTTTGCTAAGATGTGTGAATACAGGTATTTATATGTGTGAATATCTACCAGATGGGTTGACCGCTAATTTTATAAAACTTATGAAAAGAAACCCTAAGGGTGGAATTCTTTACTATAAGAGCTTATTTAATTTATCATGTATACGGAAAAATCCTATTGATATTTTAAAAATTTCACTGAGATTATCTCAGTGTATTATTTATTCATTTTTGAGATGCTTTGGCTCTTATTTGTAA
- a CDS encoding EpsG family protein yields the protein MLWLLFVIVFVSFLSFSDFDRKKVNYFSVVIVGILLSITAGFRNVGGVDTDYAIYKNHYNGELGSYSYELFEPGYNTVVWLGNIVGLSFNLFVFILTSICLLLLLKLIFKYSKYPMLSVMIYLGTYFLFYNMVLMRQMVSVVMFLYCINYTIEKKYIKCLLCFLVGLSFHLSMIVFLPAFFVLRYFKLNIWNIIFILIIGVFLKIVGAINLVMFVGGVIESRMANYLAGDGFTLNIMEYIKMIIIICAILILFPKLIGDYFNEILIKSYCVFFILIFAFGDIEIFFRIAMYFDLVILFLIPILFDKISMTRFSRITIYTLVVIFFAFSFIYRVHNFDNGEFYQYKFFFLE from the coding sequence ATGCTTTGGCTCTTATTTGTAATAGTGTTTGTTTCTTTTTTATCTTTTTCTGATTTTGATAGAAAAAAGGTCAATTACTTTTCTGTTGTTATTGTTGGAATATTATTGTCAATAACGGCTGGATTTCGGAATGTTGGAGGTGTTGATACAGACTATGCTATATATAAAAATCATTATAATGGTGAATTGGGATCATATTCTTATGAACTTTTTGAACCAGGGTATAATACTGTTGTTTGGCTGGGAAATATAGTAGGATTAAGCTTTAACCTATTTGTTTTTATTTTAACTTCTATATGTTTACTATTATTGTTAAAATTGATTTTTAAATATAGTAAATATCCGATGCTTAGCGTAATGATATACCTTGGAACTTATTTCTTGTTTTATAATATGGTACTTATGCGGCAAATGGTTTCTGTAGTTATGTTTTTGTACTGTATCAATTATACTATTGAAAAAAAATATATAAAATGTTTATTGTGCTTTCTGGTTGGTCTGTCTTTTCATTTATCGATGATCGTCTTTCTTCCTGCTTTTTTTGTATTACGATATTTTAAATTGAATATATGGAATATTATTTTTATTTTAATAATAGGAGTTTTTCTGAAAATTGTAGGAGCGATTAATTTAGTAATGTTTGTAGGAGGAGTTATAGAATCAAGAATGGCTAATTATCTTGCTGGAGATGGATTCACTTTAAATATCATGGAGTATATAAAAATGATAATTATTATTTGTGCTATTCTTATATTATTTCCTAAACTAATTGGAGATTATTTTAATGAAATATTGATAAAATCATATTGTGTGTTTTTTATATTGATTTTTGCATTCGGTGATATTGAGATTTTTTTTAGAATTGCTATGTATTTTGATTTAGTTATATTGTTTCTTATTCCGATTCTTTTTGATAAAATATCAATGACTCGTTTTTCTCGGATAACTATATATACACTTGTGGTAATCTTTTTTGCATTTTCTTTTATTTATAGAGTCCATAATTTTGATAATGGTGAATTTTATCAATATAAATTCTTTTTTCTAGAATAA
- a CDS encoding glycosyltransferase, with protein MVVSVLMPTYNHERFIEQAILSFIQQQVDFDIELLIGDDCSSDNTSFIARIYAEKYPNKIHLFQYSVNRGLMHNYKYLLNQAKGKYIAILESDDIWLDPFKLHKQVEIIEKTPNCGLVFSNWIVIDADSKEVTRSQRTLKTIGYSDLLKSNMVAAVTVLFSRNMFDLYCDIDEYILRNFKTLDYPVWLSISAHSNIIYLDDYTAGYRCLSTSISNSNSYQRSMAFNQSIDAIVQYVVSKYGKGELTIKELENASKLRYLTQAFQFKKFSQAFSIAWTFHATNIKSFIIKVLPFIWLCKNRKLIGQRLK; from the coding sequence ATGGTAGTTAGTGTGTTGATGCCTACTTATAATCATGAAAGATTTATAGAGCAGGCTATTTTGAGTTTTATTCAGCAACAGGTTGACTTTGATATAGAATTGCTAATAGGTGATGATTGCTCTTCTGATAATACCTCTTTTATTGCAAGAATTTATGCTGAAAAATATCCAAATAAAATTCATTTATTTCAATATTCGGTGAATAGAGGGCTAATGCATAATTATAAATATTTGCTTAATCAAGCTAAGGGTAAATATATAGCAATATTAGAAAGCGATGATATCTGGCTTGACCCCTTTAAACTTCATAAACAGGTTGAAATAATAGAAAAAACTCCCAATTGCGGTTTGGTCTTTTCTAATTGGATCGTTATAGATGCTGATTCAAAGGAAGTAACACGATCCCAAAGAACTTTAAAGACAATAGGTTATTCTGATTTATTGAAAAGCAATATGGTTGCGGCTGTAACTGTGTTATTTTCAAGAAACATGTTTGATTTATACTGTGATATTGATGAATATATACTCCGTAACTTTAAGACATTAGATTATCCTGTATGGTTATCTATTAGTGCACATTCAAATATTATTTATTTAGATGATTATACTGCAGGATATAGGTGTTTGTCAACTTCAATAAGTAATAGTAATAGTTATCAACGTTCTATGGCATTTAATCAAAGTATAGATGCTATTGTTCAATATGTTGTAAGTAAATATGGTAAAGGAGAGCTAACAATAAAGGAGTTAGAGAATGCAAGTAAACTTCGTTATTTGACTCAAGCCTTTCAATTTAAAAAATTCTCTCAAGCCTTTAGTATTGCTTGGACATTTCATGCTACAAATATAAAATCATTTATTATAAAAGTATTACCTTTTATATGGCTTTGTAAAAATAGAAAATTAATAGGGCAACGCTTAAAGTAA
- a CDS encoding glycosyltransferase family 10 domain-containing protein, translating into MKKIYLKFVDFWDGFDTISNFIVDALSIQYEVVLSNEPDYLFYSCFGTSHLEYDCIKIMFIGENIVPDFNVCDYAIGFNYIDFGDRYLRLPLYAIYDGFSNLQNKKIDVNKALDRKFCSIVVSNNKWADPIRETFFKLLSSYKKVDSGGRAWNNIGGPVDNKLDFISQYKFNIAFENSRVLGYTTEKIMEPMQVNSIPVYWGNPLVGKDFNVDSFVNAHDFDSLERLVEYIIELDSSKDKYLEMLEKPWLLDKTYLDWKQLLLNFINNIMMKSYKDAKYLVNYGHAGKYRNEQRFWGRCERKFKLQRIIEYYSQLFDRK; encoded by the coding sequence ATGAAAAAGATTTATTTGAAATTTGTTGATTTTTGGGATGGATTTGATACTATTTCTAACTTTATTGTGGATGCTTTGTCCATTCAATACGAAGTAGTACTATCTAATGAGCCAGATTATTTATTCTATTCATGTTTTGGAACGTCACATTTAGAATATGATTGTATAAAAATCATGTTTATAGGTGAAAATATAGTTCCTGATTTTAACGTTTGTGATTATGCCATAGGTTTTAATTATATTGATTTTGGGGACCGTTACTTGAGGTTGCCTTTATATGCTATATATGATGGATTTTCAAACTTGCAGAATAAAAAGATTGATGTAAATAAAGCTTTAGACCGTAAATTTTGTAGTATTGTTGTTTCAAATAATAAATGGGCAGATCCTATTCGTGAGACTTTCTTTAAATTACTATCTAGTTATAAGAAAGTAGACTCTGGTGGAAGAGCTTGGAATAATATAGGAGGACCTGTTGATAATAAATTGGATTTTATTAGCCAATATAAGTTTAATATTGCTTTTGAAAATAGTAGGGTACTGGGATATACAACAGAAAAAATAATGGAACCTATGCAGGTGAATTCTATTCCAGTATATTGGGGAAATCCTTTGGTTGGTAAAGATTTTAATGTGGACTCCTTTGTAAATGCTCATGATTTTGATTCTTTAGAAAGATTAGTTGAGTATATTATAGAATTGGATTCTTCAAAGGATAAATATCTGGAAATGTTGGAAAAACCTTGGCTTCTCGATAAGACATATTTGGATTGGAAACAATTGCTGTTAAATTTTATTAATAATATTATGATGAAATCATATAAGGATGCGAAGTATTTGGTTAATTATGGTCATGCTGGAAAGTATAGAAATGAACAACGCTTTTGGGGGAGATGTGAACGTAAATTTAAACTTCAAAGAATTATTGAATATTATTCTCAATTGTTTGATAGAAAATAA
- a CDS encoding flippase: MFKLLVGNYLLNLSDTKKRVFLNVFWAILGKVANMLGALFVGILVARYLGPSDYGLMNYVISYVSIFLIISSFGLDDIEIREFSRNPQKYQTIIGTAFCIRFCFALLAYILIGISLLIYKTDLFTSTIILIYAVTVFSNCFNVIRNYFTSILQNEYIVKSELFRIIIGAFLKIILLWYKAPLEYFIIATMFDTVLVSGGYFLSYYRKIGKVSYWNFNKKIAFFLIKESFPLVLSGAAVVIYQRIDQVMIKNMIDNESVGYFATAGRFLDIILFLPMILVQTITPLLVRVKEKNIVEYEEKKILFVSIVVWISIVIAISVSLISYWLIYYTYGEKYLAAVPVLQIMSWKTVGMALSVCSGQIMIMEHIQKWAVVRNIIGCCVCVCGNLLLIPVCGIVGSAWVTIITIFFAGFFSCFLIPVYRPIFFIEVKAILKGWKELFRLKELRGKSI; encoded by the coding sequence ATGTTTAAATTACTTGTTGGAAATTATTTGTTAAATTTATCAGATACAAAAAAAAGAGTTTTCTTGAATGTCTTTTGGGCTATACTAGGTAAGGTAGCCAATATGTTAGGAGCTTTGTTTGTTGGTATTTTAGTTGCTCGTTATTTAGGACCGAGTGATTATGGATTAATGAACTATGTTATCAGTTATGTTTCTATTTTTTTGATTATATCTTCTTTTGGTTTAGATGATATTGAAATTAGGGAGTTTTCACGAAATCCCCAAAAGTATCAAACAATAATAGGCACTGCATTTTGTATACGATTTTGTTTTGCTTTACTAGCATATATTTTAATAGGAATAAGTCTATTAATTTATAAAACTGATCTCTTTACATCTACTATAATATTAATATATGCAGTAACTGTTTTTTCAAATTGCTTTAATGTTATAAGAAACTATTTTACATCCATATTGCAGAATGAATATATTGTTAAATCAGAACTTTTTAGGATTATTATAGGGGCTTTTTTAAAGATAATACTTTTATGGTATAAGGCTCCGTTGGAGTACTTCATTATAGCTACTATGTTTGATACTGTCTTAGTTTCTGGAGGATATTTTTTATCTTATTATCGAAAAATCGGGAAAGTATCTTATTGGAATTTTAATAAGAAAATAGCTTTTTTTTTAATAAAAGAATCATTTCCGCTTGTCTTATCTGGTGCGGCTGTAGTTATTTATCAACGTATTGATCAGGTTATGATAAAAAATATGATTGATAATGAGTCTGTTGGATATTTTGCAACAGCAGGACGCTTTTTAGATATTATTTTATTTTTACCAATGATTTTGGTACAGACTATAACTCCTTTGTTAGTGAGAGTGAAAGAAAAGAATATTGTTGAATATGAAGAAAAGAAAATATTATTTGTAAGCATAGTTGTTTGGATTTCTATAGTTATAGCTATATCAGTTTCTCTTATATCTTATTGGTTAATTTATTATACTTATGGTGAGAAGTATCTAGCAGCGGTACCTGTTTTACAAATAATGTCTTGGAAAACAGTCGGAATGGCTCTATCTGTATGCTCAGGTCAGATTATGATAATGGAACACATTCAAAAATGGGCTGTTGTCCGTAATATTATAGGTTGTTGTGTCTGCGTGTGTGGAAATTTATTATTAATACCAGTTTGTGGTATAGTTGGATCTGCTTGGGTTACAATAATAACAATATTTTTTGCAGGATTCTTTTCTTGTTTTTTAATTCCTGTTTATCGTCCAATATTTTTTATTGAAGTTAAAGCCATTTTAAAAGGATGGAAAGAGTTGTTTCGCTTGAAAGAATTAAGGGGGAAATCAATTTAA
- a CDS encoding glycosyltransferase, with the protein MKIAFIVPSLINKGPIIVVDTLVRNLINQVEKVDLFYFDEKYGIDFCCQTYRIDFDTPISFDNYDIIHSHGFRPDKYVAKWKNNISNAKVVTTIHSDIACDLCYNYNFFVSFIFTKIWLHYIKKFDAVVVISDQLKKIYECKLKSISRVYNGIDITYRPDKNDPSIIAQINKFRDLNYKIIGSYAYLTRIKGLEQLIKVLEKRKDLAVVIIGEGEAKNELIELSRTLNVIDRTLFLDYLPTPYNYLSLFDVYAMCSRSEGFGLAAVEATLMQTPVVCSNISIFKEIFDDTKVSFFELDNISSLLESINIAISTIGKLKAKVALNYSLNNFSGYKMASNYLDIYSNLLNGKI; encoded by the coding sequence ATGAAAATAGCTTTCATAGTACCTTCTCTCATAAATAAGGGGCCTATAATAGTCGTTGATACTTTAGTTCGAAATCTTATTAATCAGGTAGAAAAAGTAGATCTTTTCTATTTTGATGAAAAATATGGGATTGATTTTTGTTGTCAGACATATCGAATTGATTTTGATACACCAATATCTTTTGATAATTACGATATAATTCATTCTCATGGATTTCGTCCTGATAAATATGTTGCTAAGTGGAAAAATAATATTTCTAATGCTAAAGTTGTTACTACTATTCATTCTGATATAGCTTGCGATTTATGCTATAATTATAATTTTTTCGTCTCTTTTATATTTACAAAGATATGGTTGCATTATATTAAAAAATTTGATGCTGTAGTGGTGATATCAGATCAACTAAAAAAGATATATGAATGTAAACTAAAATCTATTAGTAGAGTATATAATGGGATTGATATAACGTATAGACCAGATAAGAATGATCCTTCAATTATAGCACAAATAAATAAATTTAGAGATTTAAATTATAAGATTATTGGAAGCTATGCTTATTTAACTCGGATTAAAGGGTTAGAACAATTAATAAAAGTGCTAGAAAAACGAAAGGATTTGGCTGTAGTTATAATAGGCGAAGGAGAGGCTAAAAACGAACTGATTGAACTGAGTCGAACTTTAAATGTAATAGATAGAACATTATTTTTGGATTATTTACCCACTCCATATAATTATTTATCCCTTTTTGATGTCTATGCGATGTGTTCACGTAGTGAAGGTTTTGGACTTGCAGCGGTCGAAGCTACATTAATGCAAACTCCTGTGGTATGTTCTAATATATCTATATTCAAAGAGATTTTCGATGATACTAAAGTCTCTTTTTTTGAATTAGATAATATTTCATCACTTCTAGAGTCAATAAATATTGCTATTTCAACAATTGGTAAATTAAAGGCTAAAGTAGCACTAAATTATTCTTTAAATAATTTCTCTGGATATAAAATGGCTAGTAATTATTTGGATATATATAGTAATCTTCTAAATGGAAAAATTTAG
- a CDS encoding MraY family glycosyltransferase codes for MNILFIILAFVISASVARLIIPRILLISLRKKLFDMPSERKVHKRAIPRLGGVSFFPTILLSSCGVFALRILMGYDVPALRAVYLLPECLFLVCGMTLLYLTGIADDLVGVRYRQKFVIQIICASFFPLAGLWINNFYGLFGLYALPAWIGMPFTVLLVVFVTNAINLIDGIDGLASGLSSVALLVFGFLFMQKELWTYSMLAFATFGVLVPFFYYNVFGSAERARKIFMGDTGSLTLGYVLSFLAIKYSQYNPDVTPYTEGAFVIAFSTLIVPAFDVIRVVMVRVRSGKSPFEPDKNHIHHKFLAMGFTPRKAMITILLISCAFSAVNILFMPYVNNTIMLIGDITVWVGLNLWFDRVRDNY; via the coding sequence TTGAATATCCTTTTCATCATATTGGCTTTTGTCATCTCTGCTTCGGTTGCCCGGCTTATCATTCCCCGCATCCTGCTTATCTCTTTGCGGAAGAAGCTTTTCGATATGCCGAGTGAGCGCAAGGTTCATAAACGTGCCATTCCCCGTTTGGGCGGTGTCTCTTTCTTTCCCACCATCCTGCTTTCCTCCTGTGGCGTGTTCGCCCTTCGCATCCTGATGGGTTATGATGTTCCCGCCCTCCGTGCGGTGTACTTGTTGCCCGAGTGCTTGTTTCTGGTCTGCGGGATGACTTTGCTCTACCTGACGGGTATTGCCGATGACCTTGTCGGAGTGCGCTACCGTCAGAAATTTGTGATCCAGATCATCTGTGCTTCGTTTTTTCCCCTGGCCGGCCTTTGGATCAATAACTTCTACGGTCTTTTCGGCCTGTATGCCCTTCCTGCCTGGATAGGTATGCCTTTTACGGTTCTTCTGGTTGTCTTTGTCACCAATGCCATCAATCTGATTGACGGTATCGACGGTCTTGCCTCCGGTCTGAGCAGCGTTGCCCTGCTTGTCTTCGGCTTCCTGTTCATGCAGAAAGAACTTTGGACGTACAGCATGCTCGCCTTTGCCACGTTCGGTGTGCTGGTCCCTTTCTTTTACTATAACGTCTTCGGCAGTGCGGAACGTGCCCGTAAGATTTTTATGGGTGATACGGGCAGCCTGACTTTGGGCTATGTGCTCTCTTTCCTTGCCATCAAATACAGCCAGTACAATCCGGATGTCACCCCGTATACCGAAGGTGCTTTCGTGATTGCTTTCAGTACGCTGATTGTCCCTGCGTTCGATGTGATCCGTGTGGTGATGGTTCGTGTTCGCAGTGGCAAGAGCCCTTTCGAACCGGACAAGAACCATATTCATCATAAGTTCCTGGCAATGGGTTTCACACCAAGAAAGGCGATGATAACGATCTTGCTGATTTCTTGTGCGTTTAGTGCGGTGAATATTCTGTTTATGCCCTATGTAAATAATACAATAATGTTAATAGGAGATATTACTGTGTGGGTGGGACTGAATTTATGGTTCGACAGGGTAAGAGATAATTATTGA
- a CDS encoding polysaccharide pyruvyl transferase family protein, which yields MKILIINQHSMNHGDEAAGKALIRTLYDRGFQDIAVSYNMNDFDASCLFKYKNVKQILPTKKKARGLDKITKLYLKCPCFITRFLTLMYLQRRREVKMIKEANIVISAPGGVNMGLYRDYGYVWRLKEVLYQGKSLVIYSPSIGPFTTNDFFRKIAKEILTRSTFVSLRDTQSYRYAEDLSVHYIQSIDTAYLETPRMDLPLELLNLLPKEYVVLVPNELYSWHIDYFHYDKRSIDRFYSSLIDKFTSNGLTVVLLPQLFYQPNMEDEDYFNRLKAENEKVIVIPTYYDSDIQQAIIKRAQFVVGARYHTIVFSINNETPFVCLSYEHKMKNMLEILSLDSYSIDISYAFENHKIVIDKIWKMYLDRVSVLNVLYDGKKKAKLLARKTFDFLIKKLRSM from the coding sequence ATGAAAATATTAATTATAAATCAACATAGCATGAATCATGGAGATGAGGCGGCGGGAAAGGCTCTAATTCGTACGTTATATGATAGAGGATTTCAGGATATAGCAGTTTCATATAATATGAATGATTTTGATGCAAGTTGTTTATTTAAGTATAAAAATGTAAAACAAATATTGCCTACAAAGAAGAAAGCTAGAGGATTAGATAAAATAACAAAACTATATTTGAAATGCCCTTGTTTTATTACTAGGTTTTTAACTTTAATGTATTTGCAAAGACGTCGAGAAGTTAAAATGATAAAAGAAGCTAATATTGTTATTAGTGCTCCGGGCGGGGTAAATATGGGATTATATCGTGATTATGGATATGTTTGGAGGTTGAAGGAGGTTTTATATCAAGGAAAGTCATTAGTAATTTATTCCCCTTCAATCGGTCCTTTTACTACGAATGATTTTTTTAGGAAAATAGCAAAGGAGATTTTGACACGTTCTACTTTTGTAAGTTTGCGAGATACACAGAGTTATAGATATGCTGAAGATTTATCAGTACATTATATTCAATCAATTGATACTGCTTATTTGGAAACCCCACGAATGGACTTACCTTTAGAGCTATTAAATTTACTTCCTAAAGAATATGTAGTATTAGTTCCTAATGAGTTATATAGTTGGCATATAGATTATTTTCATTATGATAAAAGGTCTATAGATCGTTTTTATTCTAGTCTAATTGATAAATTCACATCAAACGGATTGACTGTTGTTTTGTTACCTCAGTTGTTCTATCAGCCAAATATGGAAGATGAAGATTATTTTAACAGATTAAAAGCAGAAAACGAAAAAGTTATAGTGATTCCAACTTATTACGATTCGGATATACAACAAGCCATAATAAAGAGAGCTCAGTTTGTTGTTGGCGCTCGCTACCATACTATAGTTTTTTCTATTAATAATGAGACTCCTTTTGTTTGCTTATCTTATGAACATAAAATGAAAAATATGTTGGAAATACTTTCTTTAGATTCTTATTCAATCGATATTTCTTATGCATTTGAAAATCATAAAATTGTTATAGATAAGATTTGGAAAATGTATTTAGATCGTGTAAGTGTTCTAAATGTATTATATGATGGTAAGAAAAAAGCAAAATTACTTGCTAGAAAAACTTTTGATTTTTTGATTAAAAAGTTGAGAAGTATGTGA